The Microcystis aeruginosa NIES-843 sequence AGGAGAATTTTCAACCTAGCACCCGTAATTTAGCCTATTATCTCGCCCTGAGACAAGAAGATATCCGGGATTTACAATTAGCTTTAATGCCCTGGGGATTATCTTCCCTAGGCCGGATTGAATCGAAAGTTTTACCGACTCTCGATGCGGTAATTGCCACTTTAGGGGCGGTTTGTCATCAAGAAGCCTCATTATTACCCAAACATCCCCCTTTAGAGGCATTTTTCCAAGGAGATCAACTTTTAGCTTCCCATAGCGCGGAAGTTTTCGGTCTGCCTTCCCCCCGGCGTCGGGTGCGAATTATGGTGACAATGCCGACGGAGGCGGCAACCGACCCCGATTTTATCGCTCAATTACTGCGTTGCGGGATGGACTGTATTCGCATTAATTGCGCCCATGATGGCCCGAAAGAGTGGCAGGGAATGATCGAAAATCTGCGCGAGGCGGTCAAAAATCCCGAAAATTTAGTCAATGGACATACCTGTAAGGTTTATATGGACTTAGCTGGCCCAAAAATCCGTTTAGAAGAGATTTTAGCCCCCCAGTCCCAAACCAGACTATATCAAGGGGATTTTCTCCTCTTAACCACCCAACCCCCCCACACTGCCCATCCTCAGTATTTTCAGGCTAATTGTTCCCAACCGGAAATTATTCCCCAAATTCCCGTCGGGGCGAAAGTTTGGATTGATGATGGTCATATCGGGGCTGAAGTTATTGCCATAATGCCAGAAGGTCTTTTACTAAAAATTACCCACGCTAGGGAGAAAGGGGAAAAACTCAAAGCAGATAAAGGCTTAAATTTCCCCGATACGGTCTTAAATATCGATCCTTTGACCGCAAAAGACCGGCAAGATTTAGATTTTATTGCCGAAAATGCCGATATTATCGGTTACTCTTTTGTGCAAAAAGCCAGCGATATCGAGACACTACAGCTAGAGTTACAAAGTCGTTTGGGGGATGCTTGGCGACAAAAAGCAATCGTGGCCAAAATAGAAACACCTTTAGCCGTGAAAAATCTTCCCGAATTAATCATCCATGCCGCCGGTAAACAACCTTTTGGGGTAATGATTGCCCGGGGTGATTTGGCCGTAGAAATTGGCTATCAAAGACTAGCAGAAATTCAAGAGGAAATTCTCTGGTTATGCGAAGCGGCCCATATTCCGGTCATTTGGGCTACCCAAGTCCTAGAAAATCTGGTCAAGAAAAGTATTCCCTCCCGGGCCGAGATTACCGATGCCGCTATGGCCGAAAGAGCCGAATGTGTCATGCTTAATAAGGGGGAATATATCCGTGAAGCGGTGACAATTCTCGATGATGTTTTACAAAGAATGCAGAGCCACCAAGCTAAAAAAACGCCCCAATTACGCGCCCTCCATTCTTGGGTTTAAGCAGTTTCAGTTATCAGTTATCAGTCGGAACTGTGTGCTGATGGGAAGTGAGGGAGTGAGCAGTTAATCGTACTATACAAAAGCGGATTTGGGAGTAGCGGTTAAGAAAGGCTATTCTTGATTTGATCAAGAATAGTCTCGGGATCGCGGATAAGTAGATGAGTGTCTTTAAACTTCTCGAAATCCCAATAGCTAAGACGACTAATTTTCTCCAAAGAATCCCAAGTCGGGATAAAATCCTTTCGGGTTTCCAACCAGAGTACAGTTTGTCCGTGACCGGGAAAAGTCGCATAACTGAATTGAGGGAAAAAATCATGGATAGCGAAAATGACCTTATAGACATCCCCCATCCAGCTTGGGTCCTTAATCTTAAGCAATTTTCTTAATATGCGAAAGAGCCGGAAATTAGGAAGAGAGGCAAACCAACTAATCGGACAGGTATCATCAATAAGCCAGATAGTGCGGGAATGAGAGTATCGTAAAGAATTACAAAAGTCTCTAAACGTTTGCTCGAAAGTGTGTAATCCATCTAAGTATATCAGATCGAATTCACCGTGTTGGGGAGCAAGAGTGGAGAAAAAAGAATCGCTCGTTATTTCATAAAAAATTGAGTTTTCATTGGCGTATTTTTTATGAACATCGTCCTTAAAACAGGGATCTACAGCTATTTTTTGGGGAACCTTAACCCGAATAAAAGTCCCCCCAGAGCTAACTCCAATTTCCAAATATTTAGAGGCGGAGTTAATATCTGCTAATGCGTTTAGTCTTTCAAATCTACGTTTAAGCATTGTTTTCCTTTTATGATGGTGAATTTAAGGGTATTCTGACAGTTATGATCGGACAAAACATATTTGTAAATCAACATTATTACTGGCATAATATAGCGCTTTTCACGTTACTGAGGTATCGACAAGTTTTGCCAACAAAGGGTTTAAGCCCCTTGCCCATGCCTCATTCTGATGAAAACTGCTATAACATCTTCTCTTGGTATCGACAGAGGATTTACCCATAACTATAGAGTTTACCAGTATCATGGGGTATGCTCACTTAACCCTTTTGTTCCCCTCCCCAAAACCTAAGGTATTGTACCTCATCAGCAGGGAAATTGCTAGGAATTCATGGAATGGATGATAGGCCATATTGAAATTGCCAAGTTATGAGAATAACGACTAGCGACATTATCATACAACAAAAGCTAGAAATGTCAAATCTCGCTTTAACATCTGTCCTCAAAGGGACTTGGTGACATCCAGTGTCAGAAGCAGATTAACGCATATTATTGACCGCACCACTAACCAAACCAGCGCTAACATAGCGACCATAACCATCAAGACGGTTTTGTTGAGCGATTCGAGAGGGATTATTGACGAGATCGGCAACTCCCACACCCATCATCACCACGGAGATAACTGCGATTAAGTAGTTACGGACAAAAGTTTGATTTTGGTGGTTGGCTAACATGGTTGTCACCTCTCTTTCCTGTCGATAACCTTAGAATACGAGAGGGTTTGGGGTGATGTCAGTCCCATAATTCCGGGTGACAGAAGTGGAAAAAAGTGGAATCCACAGACAAGCTATGATTTTTTGTCGATTAGAATCGGTAGATAGGGAATCGGGAACAGGAAAAGGGCAATATTCGTCATTAATCTGGTTAAATAATCAGTAAATTGCCTAAAAACTCAGATATTCTCCAGAATATGACCTTAGAAACCGCGATTATGACCATAAAATTTTTCTGGCCTTTAGTTTTAGGATTATCTATTGTTATTATTGACAATGGGCAATATTTGAGAGCAGAAACGGTAACTTTGAGCGCCAGTCAACGGCAACAACTGCGATCGCTAGATGCTAAGATTATTTTACCTAACTATATTCCTCCCGGATTTCGGGCCAGCGAGATTAAAATCCTCGCAGAAGAGGGGAATGGATACGCAGTCCTCTTTGAAAATGCCGAGAATAGCTGTTTTTTGGTGGAAGGAATCGAAAACGCCAGGGGCGATGATGGTTTAGAATTAGAGGGAACCCTGGCGCTCAATTCCCCACTATTTGGAGAAGGATACTGGCTCAATTATGGTACACCCAAAGACTCGGAATTAAGGCAACAATTCCCCGAACCCGATTTGTATTCCGATTGGATGAAAATGGGAGAATATTTTTATCGTCTCAGTGGGGCATTAATTGCCCGGGAGGAGTATGATTATCCTAATTGCCGTCAAGATATTTCCCCATCGGAAGCGGTTAAAATAATCGAATCTTTCGGAGATAACAATTAAATTGAATTTATCTACAGTCATTTCTGATCTACAACAAAGAAGCAAGGAGCGGTTAGCTTGGTCTGATTTTTGCTGGTTAGGATTAGTAATAATTTTGGGACTGGTTATTAGGTTAACACAATTAACTAGCAAACCTCCCTGGACGGATGAATTTGCCACTATGGTTTTTAGTATTGGCAATAATTACCAGATAGTGCCGTTAAATCAAATAATTTCCCTAGACACTTTATTAGCACCTCTTCAGAGCAACCATCAGGCAACTATTGCCGATGTAATTAAATTAGTTATTCAGGAGGACAATCATCCACCTTTATATTTTATTTTCGCCTATCTCTGGAATAAATTATTCTTTGATCGGGGAGAATATGTGTCTTTAGAAGGAATGCGATTGCTGGCAGTTTTTTGGGGAGTTATTTCGATTCCTTTAATTTATTTTATCAGTAAATTGGTCTTTAAATCCGGCTTGATCGCTTTTCTGTCGGCGATTTTAATGGCGGTTTCTCCCTATGCGGTTTTTATCTCCCAAGAAGCGCGTCATTATACTTTAGCGGTTGTATTTGTCCTCATATCTTTAGGCTGTTTTCTTAGGGCAAGCAGCAAAATTATCGACCATAAGAGAATATCCCATACTTTGGTTTTTTTCTGGTTAATTGTCAACTGTCTAGGGTTATTAGTCCACTATTTTTTTAGTTTAACTATCCTAGCGGAAGCAATAACTTTATTATTGATTTTATTCAAGCAAATCCAACAAAAAAACTTTTGGATAACTAATTGGTGGCGTTTAAGTTTAGTTTTTTTAGGTAACTTGAGCTTTATTATTATTTGGTTTATCAGCTTTGTACCCAAAGATTATGGCAATCAGATGACTGGTTGGATTCAGAGAGACAATGATAGTTTTTTAGCAGTAATTAGCCCCTTTTTTCAATTGCTGGGAACATTAATCACCATGCTTTCCCTGCTCCCCGTTGAATCAGAATCTTTAATAATTATCTTGATTTCTGGCGCAATAATGATCGGGTTTTTTCTCTGGATTATCCCACAATTAAAAACAGCGTGGCTAGACTCCTATAAATCAGAATTAGGCATTCTCTCGGCATTTTTTCTCAGTTCAATTGCTATTTTCTTTGTCATCACTTATCTGCTTTTGATCGATATTACCCGGGGAGCTAGATATAGTTTTGTTTACTTTCCCTCGGTAATTTTAATTCTAGCAATTTTATTAGACAATTGTTGGCAAAGGAAGCAGAAAAGAATAGTAATTATTGTCATTATCATGGCTTTAGTTAGTTCCCTAAGTGTGACTTTTAATTTAGGCTATCGTAAGTATTATCGCCCAGATAAATTAGTTACCACTATCGAAAATAATAGCCGTTATCCGTTAGTAATTGCCACTAGCTATAGGAGTTTGGTGCAGGTGGGAGAAATGATGGGAATTGCTTGGGAATTTAACCAAAAATTTCCCGATAAAAACCCTAAGTTTATCTTAGTTAACCCAGAACAAAAGCCAAATTTTAATCTGTCATCTTCTCTTGCTTTTGAATTATGGTTAATTAATTTCCATTCTTCAATAGATTTATCGGACTGTCAACCTTCAGAGTTATCCTCCAATTATGTAACAGGTTATGAATATCAAAAGTTTCTCTGTGGGCGATCGATGGATTATAATAGTAAAGTTAAGTAGGGCTATTAACTATGATTATTTGGGTAAATGAACAGATTGACCCCTGCGGTTTAGTACAAGCTTGTATTGCCTGTCAAGATGAACAAGCAGCAAAAGATTGTCATCAAAGTTGGTTAACCAGTCTTACGGACGAACAAAAACAAGCGGGGTGGGTAGCAGTTTTAAGAACCGTAGAATCTTGGGATGATGTACCAGTAAATGCTCTGAAGTTAAGTTATTAACTATAACTAGGGTTTGCGGCAAAAAGTTTTGCGTGGGAAGTGGGAAGTGGGGACAAGGGAGCGGGTTTTTAAAGCTGGATTAGGAGTTAATCGCACTATTAACAACGTCAATCGATGACAAAAATTTGGCTGGCAGAGCTTTTAGAGCAAAAACAGGCGAAAAAATGCAAGAGGGCAGGTTTTACCCCACCCTTTGGTCTTATTTTAAACGAATTACTAACCGGCGATCGGGTTCCACGCCGCGACTTTCCGTGGTTAAATCGTTTTCTTCCTGAAAAAAGGCATGGATTTGGCGACGTTCCGCCGAAGATAGGGCTTTTAATTCTATTTCCTGTCCTGTTTGCCGCACTTGCGTCGCCGCTTGATTCACCCAGTCGAAAAGTTCTGCCTGTTTTTGTTGACGATAGCCATTGATTTCGACAATATAGAACTGATGTTCTGCCGCCTCGACACCAATATTCAGAATCGTATTAGCTAGGGATTGAATCGCATCCAGTCCCTCACCCTTGTTAGCGAGGAGAAGTTCCACTTGTTGGGGACTCAATTGACTGCTATCAATAATTAACCAACAGGAGGAAGGTCCAGTTCCCAATTCCTGCACACCAATCTGGACATCTGTGGGCATGGCCATCAACTTTAGCAGTTTTTCCAGCCATTGTTTAGCTTTCTCGCTATTTTGCTCCCATATACTCATTACGATGTTTTTTCCTTTTTCTTGCTAGAACGTTTTTCAAAGGGGAGAGCATCGCGGGATTTTTCCGTTTTTTCCTGTTCCGCTACCAATTTTTGCAGGTTTTCCGGTAACGGTTCCCGCATCAAAATCACCGTTTGAATAGTTTGGAAGATGTTCGCAGTTAAGATATACATCAATACCCCCGCTGGTAAGGGGAAAAACAGGAACATCATACTAAAAATTATCGGGGTGATTTTATTCACCGTTTGCTGTTGTTGGGCTGCTCCCCCCGAAGGCGCACCGGCACCGGATAACTCTTGGTTAACATAGATACTAATGCCGAAAGCGATCACCATCGCCAAGATATCCCAGTGAATTTCACCATCTGGACCGGTTGCCCCAATTCTTCCCAGGGCCTCAATAAAGAGAAAACCCGTATTAGCGGCAATCCCCGGCACGATAACTTTAATACTGGCATCTCCGGGGGCTAAAGCGACGATGGAACCGTCTTCATTAACTTGCACCAGTTCTTGACCTTTAACCACCTCGTAGGTGGGTTTTAGGTTATTTTCGGGTGCTTCCGTGGCTAATTGGCTTAAAGACTTGCCCTGGTCGTTTTGCAGGTCGATTTTTACCTGTTCTCCCGGGGCGATTTTATTGCCTTGGGGTAAAAAAGCGGTGATGGGATAGTGGAGAGACTCGTCAATATAAACGTTTTGGGGTTTGGTGGCATAGAGTTGGCGCTGCACCATGGCGATTTGTTCGCTCGGCAACACCTGTAAATCGACGGTGTAGTTAATATCCGAGAAGGGGGAACCCCGCAGCGTCGCAAATAAAGCCAAAAGAATCGGCATTTGTAATAACAGGGGTAAACAACCCGCTAGGGGATTGCCCAACTCCTGCATTAATTTGCCCATTTCCTCCTGTTGTTTTTGCGGGTCATTTTTGTAGCGTTGTTGAATTTCTGTCTGTCTTTCCTTCATTAAGGGTTGAGTGATTCGCATTTTTCTCATATTGCGAATCTGGCCGGCACTGAGGGGAAAGACGGCAAATCTGACCACCAGCGTTAAAGCAATGATGGCGAAACCGTAACTATGCACAATCCGAAAGAAAAAATCTAGGATTGGCAACATGATATTTGTGGAAATAAATCCGACTCCAAAATCCATGGGTTTAATCTATGCCTTCTCGTTTAATAGGGGTTCACTTTGACAAATCTAATTTATCGAATCTCGGCGATCGATTATTTTGTTTTATTGACTGATGATCGATTCTAGGGGACGACCGGTTTTATCGGCGACTCTTTCGGCAATATAGTCATGAATTTCCCGGAATTTCGGCATCGCCCGCATTTCTAAACGACTTCTATCCTTGAGAGTTACGACAATATCCCCCCAAAGACCAATTCCTCTCGGCATTTTCGCCACTTTTGCCACTTCTGAATAGATAATATCTGTGCGATCTCGTCCCATCCAACCCCCGGTGATCGAAATCCGCCGATCGGTTATCTTATATCTTAACCAGATTGCCCGTACTACTGCCCCAACGGTCAAAGGTAAACAAATCACCGTAAATCCTAGCAGTATATTGATGATTAGGTCGCCGATGTGCGGACCCCCTTCATAAAAAGTTTCTTCTTTAATGCCCATGAATTATATTGGCCTTCACTAACAACTGCTTTAATTCTCGCAAAAAATGTTCATAATTGCACTCGATCGCCCCTGGACGGATAATGATTATCCCTCGCCATCCTGCCGCTATTTCTGGCAATAACTCCCGAATTACCGCTCTTATTTGTCTTTTTAGTCGATTACGAACCACCGCTTTTTTACTAACTTTCTTGCTAATCGAGATACCAAAACGACTGGGGCCGGGGGCATCTGGGCAAGAATCCTCTAAACTAATTAAGGTTAAGTGGGAACCGTGATAACGCTTCCCTGTTCCATAGACAGCTTGAAAATCCTGTCGATGTTTTAAGCGATGAATTTGGGGTAGTCCCACGAAAATTAGTCGGTTCCCAGAATAACCTAAACACTTAAACGATAGCGCCCTCTTTTCCGACGAGCTTTAATTACTTTGCGTCCGTTGACGCTACGCATTCTCGCTCTAAATCCAGAAGTGCGCTTCTGTTTGCGCGTGGTTCCTTCTAAAGTACGTTTACTCACTGCTGATTTTCCTCCTTAAGATAGAGTTACTCTATAGATATAAAGACACAATTTTCTATTATAACAAAATTACTAGGAATTGGGAAGCCCATGGTCAAGCTCCGTTTTGGTCGAGATATCTGTAATTGTCTCCCAGTGGCTGAAAAGCGCGAATGGTTAGTCACTAATGGTATTGGTGGTTTTGCCGCGGGAACTGTGGCCGGATTGCTAACTCGCTGTTATCATGGTCTCTTGATCGCTGCTTTGGCTCCACCGACGCAAAGAACGCTTCTTGTGACTAAAATCGATGAATCGATACAATATAACCAGAAAATTTATCATCTGGCCAGCAATCGCTGGTTAGGTGCTACGATCGAACCGCAAGGCTATATTAATATCGAAAGTTTTCATCTGGAAGGCACAATTCCCGTCTGGACTTTTACCTGTGGGGATGCCTTACTAGAAAAGCGTATCTGGATGGAACAGGGAGAAAATACCACCTATACTCACTATACCTACCGTCGTGGCAATTCTCCCCTAACTCTCAATCTGACTGCTTTTGTCAATTATCGTGATTTTCACGGCAATACCCAGGGTTTTAACTGGCAAATGGCTATTAGTCCCCTAGAAAAAGGAGTCAGAGTGATTGCCTATGACAATGCTGTACCTTTTTATCTATTAATCAGTCAGGGAGAGGTTTTTCCCGCTCATATCTGGTATTATCGCTTTGATTTGGCCGTGGAACGTTATCGTGGTTTAATCGATCGGGAAAATCATCTCCATGCCGCTAGTTTTTCGGCTACTCTTAAAGTGGGAGAATCGGTGACAATTGCCGCTAGTACCCGTCCCGATCCCAGTTTAGACGGTCAATCTTCTCTAGAGTCTCGCTATCGCTACGAAAATAGTCTGATTAATCCCCAGCAGCCCGAATGGATTCAACAACTTACCCTCGCTGCCGACCAGTTTATCGTTAGTCGTCCTCTCCGGGATCAACCGGAGGGCAAAACGATAATCGCGGGTTATCCTTGGTTTGGTGATTGGGGTCGCGATACGATGATCTCCCTAAGAGGATTAACTTTGACTACAGGCAGACCTGCGATCGCCCGTCAGATTTTACTAACTTTTTCCCGTTATCTAGACCGGGGTTTATTGCCGAATTTACTGCCCGATGGGGGAGAAATGCCCGAATATAACGCTGTCGATGCTATTCTTTGGTATTTTGAAGCCATTCGTTCCTATTTTAACCAAAGCCAAGATTTTGAGTTTCTCAGAACTATTTATCCCGCTTTAAAGGAAGTGATCGCTTGGTTTCGTCGCGGCACTCGCTACAATATTCACCTAGATGACGATGGTTTGATCTATGCCGGCGAAGCGGGAGTACAATTGACTTGGATGGATGCCAAAGTTGATGATCTGGTGATTACTCCCCGCATCGGCAAACCCGTAGAAATTAATGCCCTTTGGTTCAATGCCCTCAAAATAATGGTTCAATTTGCCCATTATTTGGGCATGGATGCCACTGATTACGAAAAAATGAGAAAAATGACCCTAAAAGGGTTCTCTCGCTTCTGGGATGATTCTCTGGGGTATTGTTACGATGTTTTAGATACGGACAAGGGCAATGATGCCAGTTTACGACCGAATCAACTTTTTGCCGTGTCTTTGTCGGTGGAGGAGTTATTAAATTCCCCACAGAAAAAGGCCATTGTCGATATTTGTGCTTTAAAATTGTTGACTTCTCGCGGTTTGCGATCGCTAGATGCCGATCATCCTGATTACCGTGGCGTTTACAGTGGCGATCGCTTAAAAAGAGATAGTGCCTACCATCAGGGGACAGTCTGGGGATGGTTATTAGGGGCATTTATCGAGGCCCATCTGAAAGTCTATCGCGATCCCATCCTAGCTGAGAGTTTTTTAACACCGATGATCGACCATCTTCGGGATAGCTGTATCGGTAATTTAAGTGAAATTTTCGATGGTAATGCCCCTTTTACCCCTAGGGGTGCTTTTGCCCAAGCATGGACGGTGGCAGAGGTATTAAGAGTTTGGCAAGCGATCCGAGAATTTTCGCCATAATCCTTTAAAATAAGCAATTGTTAGGTGTGTTAGACCAGCTAAAGGACCGACCCTAAAACCCACTTTCCGCACTTCTTAACATTCAATTGATAATTTTTACTAATACATTGCTTACAACCCTTTGCCAGTAAAGATTGTAGCTACAAGGATCGATTTTCATCAAGGTGAAGAATTGTAATTTGTTTTCTCAGAAAAAATCAATTATTGAAAATGTTCTCAATAGTAGTTTCTACAATGAAGCTTTTTCGTCAAAACATCTTGGGGAATGTAAAAATATATAAAGGTATATGAAGATGTGCGGAATGTCGGCTAAAAACCTCAGTCAGACCGTTATAGACAAAACTCTCATGGAGAAACCGCAAGTTATTTTTCTCGATGCTGTGGGTACTCTTTTTGGAGTAAAAGGCAGTGTCGGAGCAATTTATAGTCAAATAGCAGCTGATTTTGGGGTAGAGGTGGCGGCCGAGAGTCTAGAACAATCTTTCTTGGCTATTTTCCCCACTTCTCCCCCCCTAGCTTTTCCTAAGGTTGAACCTGCACAAATTCCCGAGTTAGAGTATCGCTGGTGGCGATCGCTGACTGGGGCAGTTTTTCATAATTTAGGTTATCTGGAACGATTTCCCGATTTTGAGGCTTTTTTTGGCGAACTTTACCGTCATTTTGCCACGGCCGAGCCTTGGGTCCTGTACGAGGATGTCATTCCCGCTTTAAGACTCTGGCAGATTCAGGGGATCGAGTTGGGCATTATTTCTAATTTTGATAGTCGTATCTACCAAGTTTTGGCCGAATTAGGCTTAGAATATTTTTTTCGATCGATCACGATTTCTTCCCATGCAGGAGCAGCTAAACCCGATGCTGAAATTTTTCAAATCGCCCTGCAAAAACATGATTGTTCCCCCGCACAAGCTTGGCATATTGGCGATAGTAAAAAAGAGGACTACCAAGGGGCAAAAGCCTTGGGTATGGAAGCATTTTTAATTAAAAGATCAATCGGTCAAGAGAGAAAAAGTCTCTGAGCGGGGATGGGGGATAGGGGATAGGGAGGGAATACATATCCTACCGGCTAATACCTAACCCTCAAAATGCTTTAATCCCCATCGGGATTTTAGACTAATTCCTGCGATGGAATGTAACTAGATTCTGACTGATCAGCGTTAGGATCTGTCTCTTTGGGGGCGGCCACTTTTACCAAAGCATGACGCAAAACATCTTCTCCGAGAGTGTATCCTCGCACTAACTGCTCGACCACCGTGCCTTCGGGATGTTCATCGGTGTACTCCCGCATCATCGCTTCGTGGTAGGTGGGATCAAAGGGTTGACCTTCCGGACGCATGGGGGAAACACCTAAACGCTTGAGACTCTCTACTAAGATTTTATAGACCCCTTGGTAACTCTTGTGAATACCCATCTCGCCATCATTAGCCGGTTTAATTTGAGT is a genomic window containing:
- the rpmH gene encoding 50S ribosomal protein L34, which produces MSKRTLEGTTRKQKRTSGFRARMRSVNGRKVIKARRKRGRYRLSV
- the rnpA gene encoding ribonuclease P protein component, translating into MGLPQIHRLKHRQDFQAVYGTGKRYHGSHLTLISLEDSCPDAPGPSRFGISISKKVSKKAVVRNRLKRQIRAVIRELLPEIAAGWRGIIIIRPGAIECNYEHFLRELKQLLVKANIIHGH
- a CDS encoding class I SAM-dependent methyltransferase, with amino-acid sequence MLKRRFERLNALADINSASKYLEIGVSSGGTFIRVKVPQKIAVDPCFKDDVHKKYANENSIFYEITSDSFFSTLAPQHGEFDLIYLDGLHTFEQTFRDFCNSLRYSHSRTIWLIDDTCPISWFASLPNFRLFRILRKLLKIKDPSWMGDVYKVIFAIHDFFPQFSYATFPGHGQTVLWLETRKDFIPTWDSLEKISRLSYWDFEKFKDTHLLIRDPETILDQIKNSLS
- a CDS encoding HAD-IA family hydrolase, whose protein sequence is MEKPQVIFLDAVGTLFGVKGSVGAIYSQIAADFGVEVAAESLEQSFLAIFPTSPPLAFPKVEPAQIPELEYRWWRSLTGAVFHNLGYLERFPDFEAFFGELYRHFATAEPWVLYEDVIPALRLWQIQGIELGIISNFDSRIYQVLAELGLEYFFRSITISSHAGAAKPDAEIFQIALQKHDCSPAQAWHIGDSKKEDYQGAKALGMEAFLIKRSIGQERKSL
- a CDS encoding protein jag, whose protein sequence is MSIWEQNSEKAKQWLEKLLKLMAMPTDVQIGVQELGTGPSSCWLIIDSSQLSPQQVELLLANKGEGLDAIQSLANTILNIGVEAAEHQFYIVEINGYRQQKQAELFDWVNQAATQVRQTGQEIELKALSSAERRQIHAFFQEENDLTTESRGVEPDRRLVIRLK
- a CDS encoding glycosyltransferase family 39 protein, whose amino-acid sequence is MNLSTVISDLQQRSKERLAWSDFCWLGLVIILGLVIRLTQLTSKPPWTDEFATMVFSIGNNYQIVPLNQIISLDTLLAPLQSNHQATIADVIKLVIQEDNHPPLYFIFAYLWNKLFFDRGEYVSLEGMRLLAVFWGVISIPLIYFISKLVFKSGLIAFLSAILMAVSPYAVFISQEARHYTLAVVFVLISLGCFLRASSKIIDHKRISHTLVFFWLIVNCLGLLVHYFFSLTILAEAITLLLILFKQIQQKNFWITNWWRLSLVFLGNLSFIIIWFISFVPKDYGNQMTGWIQRDNDSFLAVISPFFQLLGTLITMLSLLPVESESLIIILISGAIMIGFFLWIIPQLKTAWLDSYKSELGILSAFFLSSIAIFFVITYLLLIDITRGARYSFVYFPSVILILAILLDNCWQRKQKRIVIIVIIMALVSSLSVTFNLGYRKYYRPDKLVTTIENNSRYPLVIATSYRSLVQVGEMMGIAWEFNQKFPDKNPKFILVNPEQKPNFNLSSSLAFELWLINFHSSIDLSDCQPSELSSNYVTGYEYQKFLCGRSMDYNSKVK
- a CDS encoding pyruvate kinase, with amino-acid sequence MSLTLSEQLKREQLSYPQTLLHHLQRLRHFVTVEGEEKLQQWKNLIEKENFQPSTRNLAYYLALRQEDIRDLQLALMPWGLSSLGRIESKVLPTLDAVIATLGAVCHQEASLLPKHPPLEAFFQGDQLLASHSAEVFGLPSPRRRVRIMVTMPTEAATDPDFIAQLLRCGMDCIRINCAHDGPKEWQGMIENLREAVKNPENLVNGHTCKVYMDLAGPKIRLEEILAPQSQTRLYQGDFLLLTTQPPHTAHPQYFQANCSQPEIIPQIPVGAKVWIDDGHIGAEVIAIMPEGLLLKITHAREKGEKLKADKGLNFPDTVLNIDPLTAKDRQDLDFIAENADIIGYSFVQKASDIETLQLELQSRLGDAWRQKAIVAKIETPLAVKNLPELIIHAAGKQPFGVMIARGDLAVEIGYQRLAEIQEEILWLCEAAHIPVIWATQVLENLVKKSIPSRAEITDAAMAERAECVMLNKGEYIREAVTILDDVLQRMQSHQAKKTPQLRALHSWV
- the yidC gene encoding membrane protein insertase YidC — encoded protein: MDFGVGFISTNIMLPILDFFFRIVHSYGFAIIALTLVVRFAVFPLSAGQIRNMRKMRITQPLMKERQTEIQQRYKNDPQKQQEEMGKLMQELGNPLAGCLPLLLQMPILLALFATLRGSPFSDINYTVDLQVLPSEQIAMVQRQLYATKPQNVYIDESLHYPITAFLPQGNKIAPGEQVKIDLQNDQGKSLSQLATEAPENNLKPTYEVVKGQELVQVNEDGSIVALAPGDASIKVIVPGIAANTGFLFIEALGRIGATGPDGEIHWDILAMVIAFGISIYVNQELSGAGAPSGGAAQQQQTVNKITPIIFSMMFLFFPLPAGVLMYILTANIFQTIQTVILMREPLPENLQKLVAEQEKTEKSRDALPFEKRSSKKKEKTS
- a CDS encoding PH domain-containing protein, with protein sequence MGIKEETFYEGGPHIGDLIINILLGFTVICLPLTVGAVVRAIWLRYKITDRRISITGGWMGRDRTDIIYSEVAKVAKMPRGIGLWGDIVVTLKDRSRLEMRAMPKFREIHDYIAERVADKTGRPLESIISQ
- a CDS encoding amylo-alpha-1,6-glucosidase, which codes for MVKLRFGRDICNCLPVAEKREWLVTNGIGGFAAGTVAGLLTRCYHGLLIAALAPPTQRTLLVTKIDESIQYNQKIYHLASNRWLGATIEPQGYINIESFHLEGTIPVWTFTCGDALLEKRIWMEQGENTTYTHYTYRRGNSPLTLNLTAFVNYRDFHGNTQGFNWQMAISPLEKGVRVIAYDNAVPFYLLISQGEVFPAHIWYYRFDLAVERYRGLIDRENHLHAASFSATLKVGESVTIAASTRPDPSLDGQSSLESRYRYENSLINPQQPEWIQQLTLAADQFIVSRPLRDQPEGKTIIAGYPWFGDWGRDTMISLRGLTLTTGRPAIARQILLTFSRYLDRGLLPNLLPDGGEMPEYNAVDAILWYFEAIRSYFNQSQDFEFLRTIYPALKEVIAWFRRGTRYNIHLDDDGLIYAGEAGVQLTWMDAKVDDLVITPRIGKPVEINALWFNALKIMVQFAHYLGMDATDYEKMRKMTLKGFSRFWDDSLGYCYDVLDTDKGNDASLRPNQLFAVSLSVEELLNSPQKKAIVDICALKLLTSRGLRSLDADHPDYRGVYSGDRLKRDSAYHQGTVWGWLLGAFIEAHLKVYRDPILAESFLTPMIDHLRDSCIGNLSEIFDGNAPFTPRGAFAQAWTVAEVLRVWQAIREFSP